The following DNA comes from Nicotiana sylvestris chromosome 10, ASM39365v2, whole genome shotgun sequence.
CCATCGCCACCTTCTCTAAGTACAGTGACTCATCTTCATTGTTGAATCCTATGTAATCATTGATTATCTTCCTATCAAACTTGACCTTCAGGTTCTGCACCTTAGTCACTTTTgttccctttttgatgtgggaggCGTTGGCGTAGAATTCCTTGACTAGGTGCTCATTAGCATCCGATACCTTGATAGTGAAGTACTCCCATCCCACTCTTTCATTGAAGTGCTGCTTCATATTGGGGTTGTGGGGCAGAAGATCCCGCTCTATGAACTGACGCTGATGTATGAGTGATTTTTGAGGCCACCACTCCCTAAACTTGTGATATGCCAGCTCACTGACAAACCTATGTTGCCACACCTCCGGGTTTCTTGTCCTTTCCACACCTCCGGTCTGGGTATCACCCCCTCTCCTGTCATCCAGTACCTCGGCATCTACATCTATAGGATCTTGTGCTTGTGACGAAGCTGTGGGTGAGGCTAAAGCTGAGGATTCACCACTCTCCGCTGAGCCATAAGATGACTCAGAAGAGGTATGAGAAGTAGGAGAGGTTGGGGATGTAGTCTCATCTATCAACCTAAGTCTCCCCAGAAAGTCTGGTACATATGTTGTCACAGAGTTACCCTTTGAGGCCTCCCGAGAGGGGACATAGTCGCTCCCCTCTGAGTGTGATGCATCTTTATCTGCAACTCtaatatttttccttaatttcccAATTGATTTCCATATTGTTAGGGTTAACTTAATTtgtcctcgtcccctaccccggAAGGACTCTGCTTTCCCCTTTTGTTTCTCACCATCGCCTctagatttaaccattgtctACAAACATAAACAATGGAAGAGTGTTAGTACTGGTGCTAGAAGAAGCAGTGAAGAAAAACAGAAGAACAATTTATAGTGCCTAAAAAAGTTGCAGACCGTTGACAGCGGAAAATGTATCACGGCCGCGGAGGTGTGGGGATCAGACTACCCACCCTCTGATTCTATGGTATTGCTAAGCGCGGTAAATTGAGCATGGCCGCGGAGGTTGCACCGCTGTCTGCAGAAAATCAACCGCAGCTGCGGACCCATGTTTTTACTTCTCTGAACTTAAGCATCTCTGACCGCGAGAAAAGAAGCACGACCGTGGTAGTTGGACCGCTATCACCGGAAATTGTCACCGCTGATCGCGATCATCAATATTTCAAAACTCATACATGAATGCTGACCGCGGAAAATCAACCTCGGCCGCGAAAGTCAAATCGGCCTGAGtcaacctagggtttcaaattttcatgcattttagtAATATTATCTACATTGTTAACCCCACTAGGTATTCATTAATAAATCCTAACTACTTTAAGCCTAATTTAATTAACACTAATGAACCCTaggtcaaaatttaaaataaaagaagaagaagaagtaaaaactaacaattaaaagaaaaataaacacaaaatAGAATAATGAAGGACTGAATTACTAAATATGTAATGTGCGATGAAAATGGACTCTAATTCTTGTGTTTGTGTAGATTAGGGCGTGGATGAACAATGGTGATTTTAGTTTGAGAGTCAAATGGGCGCAAAGGGTGAAAGGCCTTATGACCGCCTATTTATAGAAAACACCTTGGGACCCACAGTACTTACCTGGCGTGGCCGCGGAAAATCACTACGGTCCGCACTGAAGACGAACAAAAGGTATGCTTTACTGAGACTAACGCTGAGAGTGAAAAATGTTGCGCGGTAGCGGAAAGCCACTGCTGACCGCAAAAAAAGCACCGCGGATGCAGATGAAACTTCAAAGAAGCCTCATTTTGGACTTTTCAATCCGACGTCCGCCATCAAATTCTGCCTCCGCGGTATGGCCACCGCTGACAGTAAAAATGGAGCGTTGTCAGCGGTCTAACTTCAGAGTGTCGAAACATTTTTCCAGCTTAGTCCTGCATTGCATCAAACattcctacacacatctcacaaccattTAGTTCAAAACAAATCCTatactaagaagaaaatcaaaaagaataaaaacacatgagttgcctcccaagaagtgcctgatttaacgtcgtggcacgatgcaggttaccaaCAATCATTTGAGGTGGATCATTGtcaccacgtggttgtcatcaaaCTTGTCAAGATAATGCTTcactctgtgcccattaactctgaagatttcactatttttgcttttcaaatcaagagcaccaaacggagttACAAGCACtacctcaaaaggtccactccattttgacttgagctttcctgGGAATAGTCGTAACCaggagttgaataagagaaccaagtAACCTTCTTTGAATTTCTTGTTACGGGCAtacttgtcatgtaagtacttcatcttttccttatacaaggacgaactgtaATAGGCATGAAActggaactcatcaagctcattgagttgctccaTCCGAAAATTTGCTACAACAttccattcaagatttaacttcctcaaagcccatatgGCCTTATGTTCTAACTCAACCGGGAGATGGCAatctttcccaaacaccaaacggtacggagacatactaatcggagtcttgtaagcagtcctgtaAGCCCAAAAAGCATCATCTAATTTCTTTGGccagtcagtcctatttgcattgacagtctttgacaatatgctcttaatctccatgttggagacctcaactttCCCACTAGCCTGAGGATGGTAAGGGGCTGAAACCTTGTGATTGATGCCATACTTTGCAAGTaaagtgtcaaatgccttattgcagaaatgagaacccccatcactgatgatcGCTCTAGGAGTGCTAAACCGAGTAAAGATATTCTTCTTGAGAAAAGCCATCACACCCCGGGCCTCGTTGTTGGGTAAAGACACAACCTCAACCTatttggaaacataatcaactccactagaatgtatgtgttgccacatgaactcacaaagggtcccatgaagtcaatgccccacacatcaaatatgtcaacctcaagaatagtggtgaaaggcatttcatccttctttgaaattccatctgctctctgacactcatcacatctcttcacaagctCACCCGCATCCTTGTACAATTtaggccaataaaacccacatcAAGAACCTTTGAAGTTGTCCTCGccctaccatgatgaccaccgtagggagaggaatgacaagcatccAGAATACTCACTTGCTCTTCTTCCGAAATACAtctccggatcacaccatcattaaaaaatttaaacaaataaggctcatccCAGTGATAGTCCAAGCTATcgcgtttaagcttcttcctttggttagaagagagctcacgtGGAACAATACGGGTTACAAGAAAGTTAGCAACATCCGCAAACTAAGGCATGCTATTCACAGATACTGATAGgagttgctcatcagggaatgaatcattaatttcgagGCCATCCCGGGGCCTCCCCTCTTCCTCCAagcaggacaagtggtccgccacttggttttcactccctTTCCGATTAACAATCTCATGGTCAAATTCTTGAAGGAAGTGCTACATGGTCAGTATTAACCGAGCTTTAGAATCCTTCTTTGTTATCAAGTAGCGGAGTGCTACATGGTcagtatgaactatcaccttggcacccatgagataaggcctaaaatTCCCCATTGCAAATACAATTTCTAGCAACTCTTTTTCCGTCACCctgtaattcacttgagcatcattcattgttttgcttgcataatacaccaggtgaaacatcttatttactctttgacccaagactgCTCCTACCACAATATCACTtgtgtcacacatgagctcaaaagctAAGCCCCAATTGGGTGTGGTAATAGtgggagtggttgtcaatttgtacttgagaagttcaaaagctttcatgcattcctcattaaacacgaacttgacatccttttccaataatttgcacaaaggattcactaccttagaaaagtctttgatgaatcttcggtagaaccccgcatgcccaagaaaactcctaactcccttgactgaagtaggaggaggaagctttgagatcacttcaatatTAGCCTTGCCCACCTCTATATCGTGCTTGGATATCTTATGGCCGAGGATAATGCCCTCCTCGGCCATAAAGTGAAATTTTTCCCAGTTAAGCACAAGATTTGTCTCTTTACACCGGGCTAACACCttgtcaa
Coding sequences within:
- the LOC138879498 gene encoding uncharacterized protein, translating into MDDFSVVGDSFDECLKNLDKVLARCKETNLVLNWEKFHFMAEEGIILGHKISKHDIEVGKANIEVISKLPPPTSVKGYKLTTTPTITTPNWGLAFELMCDTSDIVVGAVLGQRVNKMFHLVYYASKTMNDAQVNYRVTEKELLEIVFAMGNFRPYLMGAKFADVANFLVTRIVPRELSSNQRKKLKRDSLDYHWDEPYLFKFFNDGVIRRCISEEEQVSILDACHSSPYGGHHGRARTTSKVLDVGFIGLNCTRMRVEVVSLPNNEARGVMAFLKKNIFTRFSTPRAIISDGGSHFCNKAFDTLLAKYGINHKVSAPYHPQASGKVEVSNMEIKSILSKTVNANRTDWPKKLDDAFWAYRTAYKTPISMSPYRLVFGKDCHLPVELEHKAIWALRKLNLEWNVVANFRMEQLNELDEFQFHAYYSSSLYKEKMKYLHDKYARNKKFKEGYLVLLFNSWLRLFPGKLKSKWSGPFEVVLVTPFGALDLKSKNSEIFRVNGHRVKHYLDKFDDNHVVTMIHLK